The proteins below are encoded in one region of Festucalex cinctus isolate MCC-2025b chromosome 2, RoL_Fcin_1.0, whole genome shotgun sequence:
- the gpr157 gene encoding G-protein coupled receptor 157: MPAHNQTVVYLSEQVVVLCSCAMSFVGSSLIIVTYISLADLRTTPRKLLLFLSVADWLSAVSYAFGVWRVFDSDSPDCVAQGAISTFANTSSFFWTVAIAIYLYVLIVQSSQRAADSLVLFFHLVSWGVPLAITVAAVCLNKIGYTASEVSVGWCWVRIHTPDRVLWMLLTGKIWEFLAYLTLPVLYILIKRHIHTAHAALSEYRPLLANRTPSYSFSSMADMKLTLIPIIFIMLRIWSTIRFILLLVGSPARQNPVLVMLHGIGNTSQGAANCIMFVFFTAPVRTRLFASLCCCRAGSLARQQAQDDTRGLPAGLPTSNQREVDFTRDTHIEFDR, translated from the exons ATGCCAGCACACAAccagacagttgtttacttgTCCGAGCAGGTGGTAGTGTTGTGTTCGTGCGCCATGTCGTTTGTGGGCTCGTCGCTCATCATCGTCACTTACATTAGTTTGGCGGATTTGAGGACCACTCCGCGCAAACTGCTCCTCTTCCTTTCGGTGGCCGACTGGCTTTCCGCGGTCTCGTACGCCTTCGGAGTGTGGAGAGTGTTCGACTCCGATTCGCCGGACTGCGTCGCTCAAGGAGCGATATCTACCTTCGCCAACACCAGCTCCTTTTTCTGGACCGTGGCCATCGCCATCTACTTGTATGTGCTCATCGTACAGTCCAGTCAGAGGGCTGCTGACAGCCTGGTGCTGTTCTTTCACCTGGTCAG CTGGGGGGTTCCTCTGGCCATCACAGTTGCCGCCGTGTGCCTCAACAAAATTGGTTACACTGCATCAGAGGTGTCAGTGGGATGGTGCTGGGTCAGAATCCACACCCCTGACCGTGTTCTGTGGATGCTGCTGACTGGAAAGATCTGGGAATTCTTGGCCTACCTCACGCTCCCCGTCCTCTACATCCTCATCAAGAGACACATCCACACGGCG CATGCAGCCCTTTCCGAGTACCGTCCCCTCTTGGCCAATAGGACGCCATCGTACTCCTTCTCCTCCATGGCGGACATGAAGCTGACTCTCATCCCTATTATCTTCATCATGTTACGCATTTGGAGTACAATCCGCTTCATTCTGTTGCTGGTTGGATCCCCGGCGAGACAGAACCCTGTGCTGGTGATGCTACAT GGTATTGGCAACACGTCGCAGGGAGCAGCCAACTGcatcatgtttgtgtttttcaccGCGCCAGTCCGCACGCGCCTCTTCGCTTCGCTTTGCTGCTGCCGTGCGGGCTCATTAGCGCGGCAGCAAGCGCAGGATGACACTCGAGGTTTGCCAGCAGGACTTCCCACCTCAAATCAGAGAGAGGTAGACTTCACCAGGGACACCCACATTGAATTTGACAGGTGA